DNA sequence from the Moorena sp. SIOASIH genome:
GAGAACCCATATTTGTCAATGCGGTTGTTCGCTAGATAGAGATCATAACGCTGCAATTAATATCTTAGAAAGAGCCTTAAGTACGGTGGGGCACACCGGAACTTTGGTCTTAGACGACCCAAACGCTTGGGGAGAGGCGACCTATACTTTGGCTGGTGAAAACCTGTCAAAGCAAGTTGCCTCGTTGAACCAAGAATCCCCGTCACAAAGCGAGCGGGGAGTGTCAAATCAGACCTAGTTGTTCCAGAATTCCGTTACCAGTAAGCAACTCAGTAGCCAAGCCAATGGCGAAACCAAGCATTGCCAAACGGCCATTCCAAGTTTCAGCAAAGTTGGTGAAACCGAACTTAGATTCTTGCTCTTGAGTCATTGTTATAGATCTCCTAGGGTTTTGTTAGCTTCTGTAATACAACTTAACCTATTTTGGAAATATTTGCAACATTTATTTATATTTTTATAACCAAAATATGGTAAATAAGGATAAGCTTTGCCTGAAGTACGGATAACTGGAGGCTATAGGGAGATAGGGTTGAACGCGATCGCGTGGCCTTTTGGCCAAGGTTAACCGGTTGAAGGTTAACCGGTTGAAGGTTAACAGCTTGAAGGTTAACAGCTTGAAGGTTGAAGGTTAACCGGTTGAACGCGATCGCGTGGCCTTTTGGCCAAGGTTGAAGGTTCTTGATGGTTGAACGCGATCGCGTGGCCTTTTGGCCAAGGTTAACCGGTTGTTAGCTTGTGGCGTTCGGTGTAGGGTGGGTTGAACGCGATCGCGTGGCCTTTTGGCCAAGGTTCTAAGCAGCAACCGGCAACACCGACTAACCTTCAACCGACTAACCTTCAACCGACTAACCTTCAACCGACTAACCTTCAACCGACTAACCTTCAACCTGCAACCGCAATCAACTAATACCTTTGATTGCTACTTGGTCAGTTAAGATAAATCCCAATATCACCCTGTGCTGCTGACCATGAACTCCCCACGTTTCCTGATCCTGCAACTGCTGATGACTACGGTAGTAGCCTGTGCTTCAACCAGCACCTCAACTCAAGCACCTGCTGCACCGATTGTACAAAAGTCCTCGTCTGAGGAATCTCCCCAAATTGCTCAGGCACCTACACAAACAAATGGTTTACCGACAAAAACCCTAATAGATACGAAACCCCTGACACCCCAACCGATTCAAATTACCCTGAATGATTTACCGCAACCCTTTGCTACTACTAGCGCCTCTCGACCTCCAAATGTGGTAGCAGTACCATCTAACCCAAGCCTAAAAGTACCAGCGGGTTTCCAAGTTAACGTATTTGCTGATGGGTTAGACCGTCCCCGCTGGCTAGCACTTACTCCCACTGGGGATATCTTGGTCACAGAAACTCGGGCAAATCGTATTCGTTTATTGCGCGATCGCAATGGTGATGGAGTTGCTGATCTCAAAAAAACCTTTGCTAGTGCTAGTAATGGGTTAAATATTCCCTTTGGCATGGCGTTTGCTGATCAATACTTCTTCTTGGGCAACACTAATGCTGTACTCCGGTTTCCCTACACTAAAGGTCAAGAGCAACTCGCTGGCAAAGGTCAAAAAATTGCTGACCTCCCTGGCGGTGGCTACAACCAGCATTGGACACGCAATGTAGTAGTATCTCCCAACCTCAACAAAATCTACGTCTCTATTGGTTCACGGTCTAATGTCGATAGGGAACCCCTACCCCGAGCATCGGTACAGGTGATGAACCTGGACGGCTCAAACCAACAGACCTTTGCCTATGGCTTACGTAATCCTGTCGGTCTCGACTTTCACCCAATTACTGGTGAACTTTACACTACCGTCAATGAACGAGATCTGATCGGAGATGACCTAGTTCCTGATTACTTCACCCGCATTCGCCAAGGGGAATTCTATGGTTGGCCCTATGCCTATTTAGCCCCCCATCTCATCGATCCCCGTCAAACCCGCAATGGTCAAAGCATCAAACCTGAACTGGTTGCCCAAACCCGAACTCCCGATGTCTTGTTCCAAGCGCACTCAGCAGCACTAGGATTGCAATTTTATGATGGACAGACCTTTCCAGCAAAGTATCGTAACGGTGCCTTTGTAGCGTTTCGTGGTTCTTGGAATCGTAACCGAGGCACCGGTTACAAGGTTGTCTTTGTTCCCTTCAAAACTGATAGACGACCATTAGGCTACTATGAAGATTTTCTGACCGGTTTTCTGATCGATTCCTCAGGACCAACCACCTGGGGACGTCCAGTTGGGTTGCTGGTACTAAAAGATGGCAGTCTGCTAGTCACAGAAGAAGCCAACAACCGAATTTACCGGATCCAATACCGCAATACTAACCCGTGAAGTACCCTCGACTAACCCCAAGGGTGTAGTCGGAGCTTCCTGTCTAGTTACCTGTTGCCTCAATGCACCCTTACGACAGGGTTAAGACACAGTCTCTGGCTCAAATGAACCTTGATCAGCTATTACAACCAAGATGGATGTCTCTACAAAAGCTGAACCCAGGCAGCAGTTGGCCTGAGCCAGACTGATTTATGATTTACTTTGACCCTTGGTTTTCGGGCGAGCGTGACTTTGCTTAAGTCTAA
Encoded proteins:
- a CDS encoding sorbosone dehydrogenase family protein, whose translation is MNSPRFLILQLLMTTVVACASTSTSTQAPAAPIVQKSSSEESPQIAQAPTQTNGLPTKTLIDTKPLTPQPIQITLNDLPQPFATTSASRPPNVVAVPSNPSLKVPAGFQVNVFADGLDRPRWLALTPTGDILVTETRANRIRLLRDRNGDGVADLKKTFASASNGLNIPFGMAFADQYFFLGNTNAVLRFPYTKGQEQLAGKGQKIADLPGGGYNQHWTRNVVVSPNLNKIYVSIGSRSNVDREPLPRASVQVMNLDGSNQQTFAYGLRNPVGLDFHPITGELYTTVNERDLIGDDLVPDYFTRIRQGEFYGWPYAYLAPHLIDPRQTRNGQSIKPELVAQTRTPDVLFQAHSAALGLQFYDGQTFPAKYRNGAFVAFRGSWNRNRGTGYKVVFVPFKTDRRPLGYYEDFLTGFLIDSSGPTTWGRPVGLLVLKDGSLLVTEEANNRIYRIQYRNTNP
- a CDS encoding chlorophyll a/b-binding protein, whose protein sequence is MTQEQESKFGFTNFAETWNGRLAMLGFAIGLATELLTGNGILEQLGLI